Genomic window (Vibrio coralliirubri):
TTGACCAAAGGCTTGCTCAGCTTTGCTGAAGGTATAGATGTCCGCATGATCGAATAAATTAATACCCGACTCTAATGCGGAGTCGATTACGTTTCGTGTTTGAGCCACATCCGCACTCGTCACTGGAATATCATTCCAACCACCACCTAACCCCATACAGCCATAGGCAACTTGCCCAACATTCGGCAGATAATTTGATAATGGGATACGCTTTTTGTCATTCGTTTTATTTGTAGATTCAATGCTGTTCGTCATATCGATTCTCGCTTAGAAGATTTGCTGACCAGAAATATGCCTCTATCATATTGTTCTTTTTAAAAAACAGAATATGCTAGTTACGAAATGATTGTTTGATATGACGAACAATAGATTGGTAGGAACGCGCTAATGAACGAACACAAAAGAATAGAACGACTGATCCTGTTTATAGAGCTTGCTCAGCAACTTAACTTTACCAAGGCAGCCGAAAAGCTCGGTATCTCTAAGAGCTACCTTTCTGAGCAGATCAAACGTTTAGAGAATGATTTACAGTGCCCGCTTTTGGTCAGAACCACGCGCAGTGTTCGTTTAACCCAAGAAGGCGAACGCGCGTTACAACAAGGCTTAACGATTCGCTCGCAAGTCTTACAGCTTGAACGCAGCGTTTCAGAGCAACACGACATCGTTAAAGGCCTATTACGCCTCACCGCGCCAAAAATGTTTACTGAGGTATATCTATTCGATATCTGCCAACAATTTAGGCAGCAATACCCAGAAATCCGCTTTGAGATAAACAGCAGCTACACCAACTTTAACCTCAACCAAGATGATATCGATATCGCGTTTCGTGCCACTAATACGCCACCTGACAACATGGTGGCGAAACACTTGATTAGCTATCAGCATGATTTAGTCGCGACTCCCGGTTATCTTAATCAATTTGGTCGCCCTACCAATGTGAGTGACTTAAGTGATCATCAATGCTTAGCAACGCTGCACCAAACCGAGTGGCCTTTAAAATCGGCAAATATTGATGTGTCCGGCTGGCTTTCAAGTAATGACAACCACTTACTTAAGCAACAAGCTATGGCAGGCAGTGGCATCATCCGTATCGCAAGTTACTACGTTGCGAAAGAGGTCGAGCTTGGAGAGTTAGAACAAGTGCTGCCTGATGAATGCCTACAACAAGGCAACAGTATTTACCTCTTCTATCCTCAAGTTATTTATCCGGCAAAGAAACACCAAGTGTTCGTTAAATTTGTTCAGGCTTACTTTGAAAAATTGAGAGCTTGAAAACTTAAGAGCTTGATCATTTAAGAACTGAGAGCTTGAAAACCTGAGAGCTGACTAATTTGGCAGTTTAAGAATATCAGAGCTGATCTAACGAATTGAAAAATGAGAAGCCGAGGAACCGAAAAATTAAATAACACGAAATAAGGTTTAAATAACCCTCTTGATTTATATACCTATATTTAGAATGGGATTATCGAACAATAATAAAGCGATTTTGTGAATACTCTCATCGATGATTGTGTTAAATAGAAAGAAATCGTGCATTTGTTCAATAATACAATGAGTTAGCTATGAACGATTAACATAACTGATATATGATGCACCGCTTCAGTATGTCACATCATTTTGGCACCAGTTCGATAACAGGATCCTCATGAGCTTTATTATATTATTACTTCTTCTGCTATTTGTAGGCTTTACACGTTTACTTCAGTGGCGAAAAACCTCTCTGTTTTTATCTCTTGTTCTTATATCGTCATTTGTGCTGATTGGTTCAGGTTTAATTCCTCGTTATTTACTGAACGACCTGCAATCCGATTACGAAAATAAGCCTGATATCCAATGGTCTGACAATAACGCCATTGTTCTTCTGGGAGCGGGAACGCAGTTAATTAAAAGCACGCAAGAGTTTGAGCCAGCCTTTTTCTCTTTTGGCCGAATCAGTGAAACAGCCAGCCAATATAAAGATTGCGCCAAAACCCAAACCACATGCAAAGTGATCATCAGTGGTGGCGATGCACAAAATAACGGTGTTACCGAAGCAGAAGTTTATCAACAACAATTGCTGAGACTTGGCGTTTCGATGGGTGACATCATTCAAGAGCCAAATAGCGTCAACACTTGGAAGAATGCACAGCTCACGAGTGACCTAATGAAGCATCATAAATTCGACAACATTGTGTTGGTTTCATCTGGCCTACATATTCGTCGTAGCGAGCTCTACTTCAACCACTTCGGCTTGAATGTTATTCCAGTAAGAGCCGACTATATGGCTGCTCAAATTTCATGGTTGCCATTGTGGTACAACTTTGCGGTCACAGATTTTGCTTTGCATGAGCAGATAGGCTTTGCCCGTTACAACATCTACAACTTTATGGGTTGGAACAGCAAACGCGAAAAACCAGGTGATGCTTAATCTCTTTCAATTAAGTTAACTCGAACAATACAAAATGCAGCAGCAATCGAACGGTTGCTGGCTGCATTTTTTGATCTTGCTTATCACAACATCCTTTCTTATTTGGCTTACTCAAGTACTTCCCTATCCTTTAAGCAATAAATCTCTCTAATCCATCTTGCTGGCCTAATTTTTCCAAGCCAACATACCAAATGGCGAGGTATCAAAAACAGAAACGTTCAACAATTAATCACCCATAGATTGGATTGTTGAAACTAATTGAAGTCATCAAGATAAGTCTTTATCAAACAACAAGTTGATCAGTACAACCTCCTGATATCTATAAGTATTTATTTTCAATTCATTTCAGTATTTTTGGCATTGTTTTATATGACAAAGTACACCCCGCTAGAGCCCCTCGGCTTTAAATAATATCAATAAAATCTAATAACTCGATTCTAATAAAAATAGCCAAATAATGGCATTTAGGAACTTATTCATGCTTAACGTCAGAAAAACCGTTCTATTTAGCTCTGCCCTCTGTTTCATCTCTTTTGCCACTCATGCCAAGATATATTCAGACCAAATCGTATTGGATAGCCTCGGTGAAGATATCTGCCGTTCCGATTATCGTCCGCTCAGTAATACAGAAGCGCAAGAACATAAAACCGCCCTGCTATCGCGCATGAATGTGTGGGACATTGCTGGCCTTAAAAATGACTGGGTGATCATGGGGTCTGGCTACCACGGGCTCATCAAACAAGGACAACCCAGCGACAATACCTGGTGTTACCCTAACACCCCAGACGCAGGCCTGCCTTACTACGAAGCTCAAGCCATCGAAACGAACAATAACCTTGATGTTCAACGCGCCTTAGTCAGCGACAACACACACTTTATCAGACCACTGAGTTACTTGGCCCATAACCTGGGTTACGCTTGGGTTGGAGGCGATAGCGCGCGTTATGTCGGCCAAGATATGGCAATAAAACCGCTAAACAATGGTTGGGAGATTAAGGGCAATAACAATGGAAGCTGTGCCGGTGATCGCTGTAATGAGAAGACAAGCATCACTGTTGATAACTTCGCTTATACACTCGATAACACATCGTTTTTACACGGCTCTATAACAGAGACCAACCAAGAGCTGATTGAAACCGTCTCGGCTTATGCAATCAATGATAGCGAACAGCCTAAACAAATCGTCGTTGACCTTCATTTTGAGCAATCCACACAATGGAGTAAAACACAGCGCTTCGACCTTGCTGATTCAGCCGTCATTGATGAGACCTTTCATTGGCCACAAGTTGGAAAAACAGAGGTAAGAGTTGCGCTAGAAGAAGGCCAACGTTTCTCCGATACCAACAGTAGCGCTCGTTCTGAACCAACAGAACTGCAAGCCATCATTACCGTACCAGCGAACTCAGTACTTCCCTTTCAGGTTGAGTTCTTGCGCTCTACCATCACTTACCCATACCGTATCAAAACCAACATGAGTTACGACGTGAACTTCACAGGTTTCCTTCGTTATAGCGGCAATGCGCTAAGCTCGCACCCAACAAACCGCCCGACTGTCTCTCACACCTTTACCATGGGAACCACCAGCGAAGATCAAGCTAATATCCGCTACCAATGGGATCACCGCTATATTCCTGGAGAGATGAAATGGTGGGATTGGAGCTGGGCAATCAACACCAATGGCTTGAGTAGCATGCAGTACGCCGCAGGTGCCAGTGTGCGTCCTTTCTACACCTATGTTTCAGGCCAGTTTAGTGCGGAGTCACAATATTCAGGAATGATCGATATTGGTACCGAGCACTCTATTGATTCATTTAGCGCCATGACACCTTCTGGCGATTACACAACCTACTACGCGGGTGACATCGAAGTTCTGACTGACTTCGACCCTGCGGCTCTAGCACAACTGGGTTATAACAGCGCTCAGCTAACGCTTACCCCAATGCAGCAATAAGCCCATAGAAAGTATCATCTGTTATTCCAAGCCCATTGCGTCTGCTCTGGGCTTGATTCGTCTTACATTCTCTCAGTCATACATCTGCATTAGTCTCTAAATATTCACTTTCTGAATCGTTTTTCACTGACTTAAAAATGAAATCATAACGACACACTAATTTGCGTAACTTAGGGTGCAAATAGGCAATCAGATTACAGTGCCTATCAGGAGGATGTATGAAACCAAATCGATCTACGGTACTCACTGGACATGTAAAACACTGCCCATGTTGTTCTACCGAACTGGTCATCAAAGACCACATTCACGTTTGCCCGCGCAATGAAATTGGCGACTGTTACTTCGATGGCTATGACCAACACGAACAGCGCGCCAATACCGATTTTATCGATCATGCAAGTGCCAATGATAGCCTTGTTTACGGCATGTCAGAACATTAGCTAGCGAACGAACGTCAATCAGTCTCAATTCCTGTTCAAATGCAAACAAGCCCTGATGCTCTTTCTAGTTAAAAGCGCATCAGGGCTTTTCATTTATTACGCCCTTTTTATTCTTCAATAATCCCTCTTCCTCCCTATCAGAATGCCCATCCACTCTTGGCGCAAAGTGACCTATCTGTATTTTCAGTGGTTGCTCTTATTCACAGCACGAATCACGGAGAGCAAATCAATAGGATTTGACAAAGCTTCGTTACTTACTATTCGTTTAGATTGATAGCGAATAGCTGAGACATTGCGAACGACCCTACGACAACGCTGGAGAATCCATCAGATGCTATTTCGATTTAGTTCACTCTTTACGACTCTGTTACCAGGTTTACTGCTTAGCTTTAGTGCTATGTCGTCAACTATGGTGATGTGGGAAGACCTGATTCCGCCGCCAACAAAAGAAGTCGCGCTACCCGCGTTGAATCAAGATCAAGTCTCTAACCTATTTGCCGTTTTGAACTATCAGAAAACGAGCCTCAAGCGCGAGATGAACTCTGAAGAGACACAACAATACGAAGCAAGCAAGATCGCATTAAGTGAATCAGGTTATGACGCTGATGAACTACTGGCACTGAGAGAAGAAGCACTGGCGGTAGAACACATTCGCTTGACTACAGTCAACACCGACCTCGAACTGAACGATGTGACTATTCCGGGCTTTGTTGTTCCGCTTGAAATGGACGGCATGTTAACAACGAAGTTTCTTTTGGTACCCATCGCAGGCGCGTGTATCCATACCCCGCCGCCACCGGCAAATCAGACCATTATTGTCGATATTGATGAAGGGTTCCCACTTCAAGATCTTTACAAAGTCGTTATGGTGTCGGGAGATATCGCCACCTTTGAACAAGATCTACCTATCTCATTCATTGATGGCACTGAAGTGATCAGCACGGGTTACTCAATGGCGGCGCATAAAGTCAATTACCCTTAGTAATTCGCCAACTTGCAGTAACGTATTCATTTTCAATAACGTATTTATTTTCAATAGGAAAGCAGTCATGAAATCATCCATTCGCTCTGTTGCGTTACCCATCGTCTTAATTGCGTCAGCAGCTAATGTTTACGCAGAAAGCTACGATGTAGTCATTCAAGGTGGTCATGTTATCGACCCAGAGACAGGTTTGAGTGATGTACGAAATATTGGTATCAACAAAGGCACCATTGAAGCGATCACTAAAGATTCAATCACGGGTAAAACCATCATTGATGCGAACGATCACATTGTCTCTCCAGGTTTCATCGACCTCCATCACCATGGTCAAAACATTGCTGGCTATCGTATGCAGGCACAACAAGGTGTGACCACTGCCCTTGAATTAGAATCGGGTATTTTGCCTATCGGTGACTGGTACAAAGGACAGGCAGAAAAGAACCTGCCGATTAACTATGGCGCATCAGCAGCGTGGACATTTGCTCGTATCGCAACGTTCACCGACAGTGAGCCACAAGCTAATTTGCAGTACTTTCAAAGCATGCAAGGGCTCGATAACTGGAAGCAGAAAATCGCAACACCAGAGCAGCTAGAAAAGGTCATGGCATACGTTGAGCAAGGCTTAGACGAAGGTGCAATCGGGATTGGTATCAATGCGGGTTATGCGCCGGGCTATGGTCAAAAAGAGTATTATGCCCTTTCTAAACTTGCAGCAGAGCGCGACGTTGCGACTTACACGCACGTTCGTTATGCCAGCATGATGGAACCAGGCAGCAGCTTTGAAGCTATTCAAGAGTTGATTGCGAACTCTGCACTGACTGGCGCAAAGATGCACATCAACCACATCAACAGTACTTCACTGCGCGATATTGACGCGACATTAGAACTGTTCGATGAAGCAACAGAGAATGGTTTCCATGTTACAGCCGGCGCTTACCCATGGGGTGCAGCAAGTACGGTGGTTGGCGCAGCCATGTTTAGCGGGCCAGAATGGAAAGAACGTTTAGGCTATCAAGAAGAAAGTATCCAAATGGGTACCGAACGCCTGAATAACGAAGACCTTCTTAAAGCACAGAAAGAACAGCCGGGCTCAATCATTAACTGGCACTTTTTAGATGAAGCGGTACCAAGTGAGTTGTCTGCGCTGGATAAGTCAATCATCCATCCCAATGTATTGATTGAATCAGACTCGATGCCTTGGATGTTGATCGAAGATGGCAAGGTCAGCTATTACGAAGGTGATGAGTGGCCAATTCCAAGCGAGGCATTTGCACACCCTAGATCGAGCGGTACGTTCACTAAAATCTTAGGCACGTACGTAAGAGAGCGTGGTTTGCTCTCTATGGAAGAAGCGATTCGCAAAATGAGTTACATGCCTGCTACTGTGCTTGATGGCTTCGTACCGCAAATGGAGAAAAAGGCCGTATCCAAGTGGGCATGGATGCAGACATCGTTATCTTTGACCCAAAAACGGTCGCGAACGAAGCAACATACCAAGTACCGGCTGCGATTTCTACAGGGGTTGATACCGTGTTAGTTAACGGTCAGTTTGTAGTTCAAGATGGTGAGCTTGTAACAAGTGCAGCACCGGGACAAGCAATACGTCGTGACACTCAGAAGTAACGTAATTCGAACGTTAGAGATTAGATAAAAACTCAAAGTTAGATTAAGTCAAAAGTAGATTAAATAAAAATAAAGCCAGCCCCGTCCAACTTACATCTAGTAACTGGCAAGGGCTGGCTTTTTGTTTATCCGTTAAAACATATCGTAATTAGCTGGTTTGCTTTTGATATTGCGCCGGCGTTTTGCCCAACCACCCTTTGAATGCTCGGTTAAAGTTAGATAAATCGCTATAGCCACATCGCCATGCTGTCTCGAAAGGTGATGTGTTGGCTTTAAGCAACCGCTTCGCCACCTGACAACGAGCCTCATCTCGCAAACCACGAAATGTACAACCATGATCAGTGAACTGCCTTTGTAGAGAACGCGACGAAGTTCCAATCAATGAGGCAAGCCATTGAATATTAAACCACGGTAGAACCGCGTAGGTTTGTACCAATGCATTAATTACCGTCAACCAATCGCTGTCTATTGGCTTGTCTACTGGGACAAAATCCGCTGACAACGGCACTTCAATGGCACCAAATGCATGGTCGAAATGGAACGCGTCTAGCTTCGCAGTATTGGTAACATCTCTCGCCAAGTGGTCAGGAAAACTCATAAACACCGAGTTAGGCTCCCAATGATGACCCAAGAACATGCGACACAGCGAAATAAAGGCAAAGGTTCGAAACCATTCCGCTTGGTCATAACCGGGTAACGAAGGATGGTATGAGCCTCGGTGACACAAGTACCACTTGCCATCGATTTTATCGACCCAAACCACCATGTAGTTGTTTAACGTCGGCATCATTTCAAGCAGATGATGAAGTGCATGTTCTAAGTTTTCACATCCTGAGAACTCAGAAACCAGCTCAGGAGAGATTTGGTCAAGCGTGATTAACCGCCCCACGTCAAACCCAACATTCTTATTGGTTTGCTTGACCATTGCACCGAGAAAAGCCATCGCTTGGTGAGAAGACAACCAATACTCTCGGTCTTCAATATCTTCAGGGAAGTCGTATTCAGCCGCAATTTTTCGCCACTCAATCCCCTTTTGTTCAAAGTAAGCTAAAAAGGGAGCAAGGTTGTTTGAATTACTGATATTAATAGGATTCTGCATTAAGCGATTAAAACCTTAGAGACTATCTATTAACGACTATAGCGTTAATTTTTTTTCGATGTGAACTGTTACCGAAACATTGAGGAGTACGCTACGAAAATACACCGCAAGTGATAAGAGCAAAGTAAACGTGCTGGCATAGAGCTTTGATTGAATGGTTTTGGGTGAGCAGATGGAAGAAGCGTACAAGGGGCGATATTAAAACAGGTTGCGGAAAGTGAAGGTGTAAGATGAGAAACTGAAATTGAATGAAGCCTCCATGCTTCGGGATCTTTAATCGTTAAATAGGTGTAGGTTCTAAAAGTAAACCTTATAGAAAACCCACGCTACCGTGTCATCAATATCGATTTTTTTCGATGCAGATTTCATGCTGCCATTGGTGTTTTCAATCTTAAATTGCCCCCAACGAGTACCATCGCTCGACAAAGGCGTACCCGCAGTTATTGAGCTTTTCAGTAATGAGGTTTCAATGTCACCATCCATGTAGGTGTATTCAGGTGAAAGCATGAAGTACGTGCCATCAGCACCCGGCTTCCATGAGATATACGCCGCAGCCATACCACCGAGTATGTCGGTCTTTTTTTCACCCATCGAAGATGCAAAATCACTGTCATAATCACCCGCTAGTACGCCCACTCGACCGAACAGAGTTAGGTTTTCTACGTCCGGTTTGATCATCACGACTCCGCCCAACGCTGCAGTCGTGAACTGAGTATTGTCGATAATATCAATCGAGCCCGCCGCTGACGGCATAACAGGGTTAGCGAAATTAATAACATGGAAATATTGCAGTCGGCTGTCTTTGTATTTTCCGTCTTGGTCCATGGTGCCTTCGATGGTACCCATCGCCATTTGACCGTTTTGTAAACCATAACCAATAGAGCCCGATAGTTTCACGTCACCTTGGTTACTAAAGCCTAGGTAAGCGGATGTGTTAACGGCGGTCAGGTTGGAAGGATCAATCACTTCTTCATTAGAATCTTGTGCGTGAGCTAAAGTAATACCAGCGCAAAACAGAGTGGTTGCGAAAGCAATTTTGGTGCGTTTTTTCATGTGTGTTCTCCCGTATTAAGGGGACGAACTATAGAGGTTTATTTAGGTTTATTAAGGTCATTTTGCGCCAAAAAAAATGCAGCGCCAATCGAGTGATTGTTCGCTGCATTCTTAGACCCTGTAAACTTAGCTAGCCATTAGAATGGAGCTAGGTAAAACGGATTACCACATTAGATCATCTGGGATCACGAAGTCTTTGTACGGGTCATCTTCGTCTACTTCGTCTGTGCTACCTGCCTGCGTATCAACGATAGATTCTTCGTCGCGCATAGCAATCTTGTTCGCTACTGCTGTTGGAATAACAACATAGCTCTCGCCTTGACGAGCAATACTTAGAATGCCTTTACTTAGTTGCTTTTGAGTCAGCTCTTCTACGTAAAGGTATTTAACTAGCGT
Coding sequences:
- a CDS encoding helix-turn-helix domain-containing protein → MQNPINISNSNNLAPFLAYFEQKGIEWRKIAAEYDFPEDIEDREYWLSSHQAMAFLGAMVKQTNKNVGFDVGRLITLDQISPELVSEFSGCENLEHALHHLLEMMPTLNNYMVVWVDKIDGKWYLCHRGSYHPSLPGYDQAEWFRTFAFISLCRMFLGHHWEPNSVFMSFPDHLARDVTNTAKLDAFHFDHAFGAIEVPLSADFVPVDKPIDSDWLTVINALVQTYAVLPWFNIQWLASLIGTSSRSLQRQFTDHGCTFRGLRDEARCQVAKRLLKANTSPFETAWRCGYSDLSNFNRAFKGWLGKTPAQYQKQTS
- a CDS encoding LysR family transcriptional regulator; this translates as MNEHKRIERLILFIELAQQLNFTKAAEKLGISKSYLSEQIKRLENDLQCPLLVRTTRSVRLTQEGERALQQGLTIRSQVLQLERSVSEQHDIVKGLLRLTAPKMFTEVYLFDICQQFRQQYPEIRFEINSSYTNFNLNQDDIDIAFRATNTPPDNMVAKHLISYQHDLVATPGYLNQFGRPTNVSDLSDHQCLATLHQTEWPLKSANIDVSGWLSSNDNHLLKQQAMAGSGIIRIASYYVAKEVELGELEQVLPDECLQQGNSIYLFYPQVIYPAKKHQVFVKFVQAYFEKLRA
- a CDS encoding YdcF family protein — translated: MSFIILLLLLLFVGFTRLLQWRKTSLFLSLVLISSFVLIGSGLIPRYLLNDLQSDYENKPDIQWSDNNAIVLLGAGTQLIKSTQEFEPAFFSFGRISETASQYKDCAKTQTTCKVIISGGDAQNNGVTEAEVYQQQLLRLGVSMGDIIQEPNSVNTWKNAQLTSDLMKHHKFDNIVLVSSGLHIRRSELYFNHFGLNVIPVRADYMAAQISWLPLWYNFAVTDFALHEQIGFARYNIYNFMGWNSKREKPGDA
- a CDS encoding DUF3299 domain-containing protein, translating into MLFRFSSLFTTLLPGLLLSFSAMSSTMVMWEDLIPPPTKEVALPALNQDQVSNLFAVLNYQKTSLKREMNSEETQQYEASKIALSESGYDADELLALREEALAVEHIRLTTVNTDLELNDVTIPGFVVPLEMDGMLTTKFLLVPIAGACIHTPPPPANQTIIVDIDEGFPLQDLYKVVMVSGDIATFEQDLPISFIDGTEVISTGYSMAAHKVNYP
- a CDS encoding aerolysin family beta-barrel pore-forming toxin, whose amino-acid sequence is MLNVRKTVLFSSALCFISFATHAKIYSDQIVLDSLGEDICRSDYRPLSNTEAQEHKTALLSRMNVWDIAGLKNDWVIMGSGYHGLIKQGQPSDNTWCYPNTPDAGLPYYEAQAIETNNNLDVQRALVSDNTHFIRPLSYLAHNLGYAWVGGDSARYVGQDMAIKPLNNGWEIKGNNNGSCAGDRCNEKTSITVDNFAYTLDNTSFLHGSITETNQELIETVSAYAINDSEQPKQIVVDLHFEQSTQWSKTQRFDLADSAVIDETFHWPQVGKTEVRVALEEGQRFSDTNSSARSEPTELQAIITVPANSVLPFQVEFLRSTITYPYRIKTNMSYDVNFTGFLRYSGNALSSHPTNRPTVSHTFTMGTTSEDQANIRYQWDHRYIPGEMKWWDWSWAINTNGLSSMQYAAGASVRPFYTYVSGQFSAESQYSGMIDIGTEHSIDSFSAMTPSGDYTTYYAGDIEVLTDFDPAALAQLGYNSAQLTLTPMQQ